GCAATGAGCTCGCACTCGATCTGCTGGAGAAATGGCTGGATCGTTTTCGCGGCAACCCGGGATGTCTCAAGCAAGAGGTGAATATTCGTGCAACTGCCTTTGTAGTTCAATTAAAGAGACTCGCGCAGGAAAAACAAGTCGCTGGCTTCGAATGGAAGCAGTATTTGGTCAATTGGATGGAGCAGGCACCACAGATAGAGACGTTGGAAGAATTGTCTACGATTTTGAATAAGGTTATGCAGAATGTGGTGGAGGCTTTTTCCAAGCATCGTCCGCTGCATCGCACAGTAGTTACTGCCATGGAGATCATCCGCAACAAATACAATACCAATCTGACATTAGAGTATGTCGCGAAGGAAGCTTATGTCTCTAATACTTATTTGAGCTCACTATTCCGTCAGGAGCTTGGTGTGAACTTTCTCGATTATTTGCATCAATACCGGGTAGAAGAAGCGAAAAAGCTGCTCCGCCAAAATCTTAAGATGTACGCGGTCGCCAAATTAGTTGGTTACGGGGAAGAGCGCCACTTCAGTGCTACTTTTAAAAAATGGACGGGACTCACACCCTCACAATATCAAAAGGGACTTGGGAAGTAGGGGGGAATTGTTATCTACTAGGCTCTGTGTGGTTAAACTCTACATATAGCTAAATAGGAGGTAACCGAGAAATGAACCCCAAATGGTGGAAAGAAAGCGTCGTGTACCAGATTTATCCGATCAGCTTCATGGACAGTAACGGAGATGGAATCGGAGACTTACGAGGGATTATCTCTAGGCTGGATTATTTGCAGGACCTAGGTGTAGATGTAATCTGGGTCTGTCCTATTTATAAATCTCCTAACCATGATAACGGTTATGATATCAGTGATTATTGTGACATTATGAAGGAATTCGGCACGATGGATGATTTTGACCAATTGCTAAGTGAGTTGCACTCACGTGGAATGAAGCTGATGATGGATTTGGTGCTGAATCACACGTCACACGAGCATCCTTGGTTTGTTGAATCTAGATCGTCGAAGGACAACCCGAAACGGGACTATTATATTTGGCGAAAAGGTAAAAATGGCGGTTCCCCGAACAACTGGGAGTCTTATTTCAGCGGTTCAGTCTGGGAGCTTGATCCGCATACGGATGAATATTATCTTCATCTCTACTCCAAATATCAGCCCGATCTGAACTGGGAGAATCCGGTGGTCATTGATAAGCTGCATGAGATGGTAGAGTGGTGGCTGAAGAAGGGCGTGGATGGATTTCGTTTTGATGCGATTGCACATATCGTGAAGACGAAAGGATATCCGGATGCGGATAACCCGGACGGAACACCTACTGTAAGGGCCTATGGGATGTTCTCGAATCTGGAGGATGTGCATACCTTGCTACAGAATCTATACGATAAGGTACTTTATTTCTACGATATTATGACGGTAGGAGAGACCTCGGGACTAGGGCCAGAGCAGGCGCTGGATTATGTTGGTGATGGGCGTCGGGAGCTAAACATGACTTTTCAGTTTGAGCATATGTTTCTAGATGCCGCTTCGCCGGGTAGTGGAAAATGGGATGTAGTCCCATGGAGTCTCCTAGAGCTGAAAAAGATCATGAGCAGCTGGCAGACGGTTCTGCATAACAGAGGCTGGAATGCGAACTATTTATGTAATCATGACCAGCCGCGCGCAGTGTCTCGGTTCGGGAACGATCTTTTTTACCGGATTCCTTCGGCCAAAATGCTGGCAACCTTCATTCATATGCTAGAAGGCACACCTTATATTTATCAAGGCGAAGAAATTGGAATGACGAATGTTTGTTTCGATTCCATTGATGATTACCGGGATGTGGAGACACTTAATTATTATGAAGAAAAGCGAAGAAATGGTGTTCCTGAAGCGGACATTATGTCTGCAATTCATCACAAAAGCCGGGACAATGCCCGCACTCCGATGCAGTGGGATGATAGTCACGCGGGTGGTTTTACAACAGGTGAGCCTTGGATTAAAGTGAATTCCAACTATATGGAGATTAACGCTGGCAATGCGGTTAAAGATCCCGATTCCATCTACAACTACTACAAACAACTGATTGCATTAAGAAAGAAACATAAGGTGATCGTGTACGGATCATATGATTTACTGCTCGCTGAGCATACAGAGATTTACGCGTACACCAGAACTTTAGAGGATCAACGACTGTTGGTTATTTTGAATTTTTTTGATGGAGAGCCTGTATTCGAATGGCCAGCGGGGTTTGATGCAGATCCAGATCAGCTGGAGCTATTAATAAGTAATTATACAGTGTCCAAAAATGAGGATATCAGTTCTCTCAAGCTTCGTCCTTATGAGGCACGAGTCTATTTGCAGCAGCTTGTGTAAAGGAAGTTACAAGAAGAGTTGTCATTAAGCGCCGAGAGGTCCTTGTGATGACTCTTCTTTGAGTTTGTCTGCAAAAGACTGTACAATGGCGTTACATTAACATACATAGAGTGGAGTTACAGGTAGACGCCTGTGGGAGGAGAGACAACATGACTGAATGGTATGAAAAGAGCTTCGGAGAGGACTATCTGATCGTATATAAACATCGAGACTTTGGTGGAGCTCGAAAAGAAGTGGAACAGATGATTTCGTGGCTGGGGCTACCGTCAGGCTCCACAGTGCTGGATTTATGTTGTGGCATGGGACGTCATTCTCTGGCGCTTTCGGAAGCAGGGTATAAGGTTACGGGAGTAGATTTATCAGAGGTATTGCTGCATGAAGCAAGATCTCAAAAAGGGGCGGAGCAGATAACCTGGCTTCGTTCCGACATGCGTGATTTACCACTAGATGGAGGATTCGATGCAGTGGTAAATCTGTTCACTTCTTTTGGTTATTTTGAGAAGGATGAAGAGCAAATAAAGGTTCTGCGTGAAATTTGCCGTTTGCTGAAGCCGGGTGGCAAGTTCGTTATTGATTTTTTGAACCCTTCGTATGTGATTCGCAATCTGGTGCCGCATTCTACGCGTGAGGATGGAAATAATTTGATTGATGAGTCACGCCGGATTGAGGATGGTTACGTGAAGAAGGACATCATTCTAACCGCCAAGAATGACCCTACACCTCGTCAATATCATGAGCGTGTGAAGCTATATTCACTGGAGGATTTCAGAGCGATGATCGAGAAAGCGGGCTTGCAGCTCGAAGCTGTACATGGCAGCTATGAAGATGAGGTTTATGATGCGGAAAGGTCCACTCGGATGATCTTTAGTGGAATACGTCCCTAAATGGTTTCCGGAAAAAGATTCAAAGGTGGTGAACGCTCCATGTCCAAAGCAGAGATTACTTCATGGGACAAGAACATTCTCCAGGTCTCGGTGCCCATGGATTCGCCCCTTCGTCAGGTGAACAGCTACATTCTTCCTGATGAAGATGGCAGAATTACTATTATCGATCCCGGTCCGCGCAGCCCGGACACAGAGAAGTGCTGGCTTGGTATTATGCAGGAGCTGAACTTGTCGTGGAAGGATGTGCGGGATATCCTCGTTACGCATCATCATCCCGATCATTACGGATTAGCTGGCTGGCTGCAGTCGCAGAGTGGCTGTAAGGTGTGGATGACGGAGCGCGCTCATGCGGAGGCTAGGTTGATGTGGGGCGAAGGTTCTGGTGATGATACGGATGAATATAGAGGTAAAGATGTAGGTAATCATACGGGAAAAGATAGAGGGAAAGATGTAGGAAACGATACTGAGAATGGTGTAGACAATGATGTTGGAATAAATGAGATCTTACCGGTTAATTTCATCCGGCATGGAATGACGGAGCAGTGGTCGAACGGGATTAAAGCACATTTGGAAAGCTTTAATTCTCAAGTGGAGCCGCAGCCTGTCGTGTCTTATCTGAATGTGGCGGAGCCCTTCAGGATGGGTTGCCGTGAATGGCAGCTTATCGTAACGGGCGGACATGCCCCGGGGCATGTGAGTCTGTATCATGCTGGCAGCGGGCAAATGATCTGCGGGGATGCTGTGTTGCCGCAGATCTCGCCCAATGTCAGCCTGCTGCCAGGCAGCGATCCGCAGCCGCTGCAGACGTTCCTTCAGGGGCTGCGGGAGCTGGGCAGCTATTCGGTAAGCATGGCGTTCCCAGGACATCGCGAGCCATTCGCTGGCTTCGCGCAACGGGTAAACAGCCTGCTTGCTCATCATGAGGAGCGGCTGGATACCGCGGCGGCCCTGCTAGTTAGCGGCCCGCTAAGCGGATTCGCAGTGTGCGAAATCCTGTTTCGCAGCCGAGTAACCACCGTTCACCAGATGCGCTTTGCGATGAGTGAGACATTGGCGCATTTGGCGGAGTTGGTGCGCCGGGAGCGAGCGGTCATGCTGGAAGTGGACGGTGGATTTTTGTTCGCTGCGCCTGAAAGTGTTGGAGAGCATTTCAGTTAGAGTATCTTGCGAGATCGAAGTGTAATGGAAAGTTAAGGAGCAGTCCTGCTTGTGGGGAATGCTCTTTTTTTATTTGAGTAACTAATGTATAGAGAAGATTAAGTGTTAAAAACCGGATTTAAGTGGTGGTGGGAGTGATTTGGTGTGTGTAATAGTTGGCGTTACTCGTGAGATAGGGAACTGTTGTTACAGGCAGATATTTGTGCGAGAAAGGCTTTTAAATAAAGA
This window of the Paenibacillus sp. FSL R10-2734 genome carries:
- a CDS encoding MBL fold metallo-hydrolase encodes the protein MSKAEITSWDKNILQVSVPMDSPLRQVNSYILPDEDGRITIIDPGPRSPDTEKCWLGIMQELNLSWKDVRDILVTHHHPDHYGLAGWLQSQSGCKVWMTERAHAEARLMWGEGSGDDTDEYRGKDVGNHTGKDRGKDVGNDTENGVDNDVGINEILPVNFIRHGMTEQWSNGIKAHLESFNSQVEPQPVVSYLNVAEPFRMGCREWQLIVTGGHAPGHVSLYHAGSGQMICGDAVLPQISPNVSLLPGSDPQPLQTFLQGLRELGSYSVSMAFPGHREPFAGFAQRVNSLLAHHEERLDTAAALLVSGPLSGFAVCEILFRSRVTTVHQMRFAMSETLAHLAELVRRERAVMLEVDGGFLFAAPESVGEHFS
- a CDS encoding alpha-glucosidase, yielding MNPKWWKESVVYQIYPISFMDSNGDGIGDLRGIISRLDYLQDLGVDVIWVCPIYKSPNHDNGYDISDYCDIMKEFGTMDDFDQLLSELHSRGMKLMMDLVLNHTSHEHPWFVESRSSKDNPKRDYYIWRKGKNGGSPNNWESYFSGSVWELDPHTDEYYLHLYSKYQPDLNWENPVVIDKLHEMVEWWLKKGVDGFRFDAIAHIVKTKGYPDADNPDGTPTVRAYGMFSNLEDVHTLLQNLYDKVLYFYDIMTVGETSGLGPEQALDYVGDGRRELNMTFQFEHMFLDAASPGSGKWDVVPWSLLELKKIMSSWQTVLHNRGWNANYLCNHDQPRAVSRFGNDLFYRIPSAKMLATFIHMLEGTPYIYQGEEIGMTNVCFDSIDDYRDVETLNYYEEKRRNGVPEADIMSAIHHKSRDNARTPMQWDDSHAGGFTTGEPWIKVNSNYMEINAGNAVKDPDSIYNYYKQLIALRKKHKVIVYGSYDLLLAEHTEIYAYTRTLEDQRLLVILNFFDGEPVFEWPAGFDADPDQLELLISNYTVSKNEDISSLKLRPYEARVYLQQLV
- a CDS encoding class I SAM-dependent methyltransferase, coding for MTEWYEKSFGEDYLIVYKHRDFGGARKEVEQMISWLGLPSGSTVLDLCCGMGRHSLALSEAGYKVTGVDLSEVLLHEARSQKGAEQITWLRSDMRDLPLDGGFDAVVNLFTSFGYFEKDEEQIKVLREICRLLKPGGKFVIDFLNPSYVIRNLVPHSTREDGNNLIDESRRIEDGYVKKDIILTAKNDPTPRQYHERVKLYSLEDFRAMIEKAGLQLEAVHGSYEDEVYDAERSTRMIFSGIRP